From Saccopteryx leptura isolate mSacLep1 chromosome 3, mSacLep1_pri_phased_curated, whole genome shotgun sequence, one genomic window encodes:
- the RNF139 gene encoding E3 ubiquitin-protein ligase RNF139 isoform X2, with amino-acid sequence MCIFVSSIVLILSQRSLFKFYMYSAAFLLAATSVLVNYYAALHIDFYGAYNTSAFGIELLPWKGPSLWMALIVLQLTFGIGYITLLQIHSIYSQLIILDLLLPVIGLITELPSHIRETLVFTSSLILILNTVLVLAVKLKWFYYSTRYVYFLVRHMYRIYGLQLLMEDTWKRIRFPDILRVFWLTRITAQATVLMYILRMANETDSFFISWDDFWDLICNLIISGCDSTLTVLGMSAVISSVAHYLGLGILAFIGSTEDDDRRLGFVAPVLFFILALQTGLSGLRPEERLIRLSRNMCLLLTAVLHFIHGMTDPVLMSLSASHVSSFRRHFPVLFVSACLFILPVLLSYVLWHHYALNTWLFAVTAFCVELCLKVIVSLTVYTLFMIDGYYNVLWEKLDDYVYYVRSTGNIIEFIFGVVMFGNGAYTMMFESGSKIRACMMCLHAYFNIYLQAKNGWKTFMNRRTAVKKINSLPEIKGSRLQEIDDVCAICYHEFTTSARLTPCNHYFHALCLRKWLYIQDTCPMCHQKVYIEDDIKDNSNASNNNGFIAPNENPEEAVREAAAESDGELNEDDSTDCDDDVQRERNGVIQHTDTAAEEFNEDTD; translated from the coding sequence gtATATTTGTATCCAGTATTGTTCTGATATTGTCGCAGCGATCACTTTTCAAGTTTTACATGTACAGCGCAGCGTTCCTCTTAGCTGCAACGTCAGTGTTGGTAAATTATTATGCTGCTTTGCACATTGACTTCTACGGTGCCTACAACACATCCGCTTTTGGAATTGAGCTGCTCCCGTGGAAAGGGCCCTCCCTCTGGATGGCACTGATTGTTCTACAGCTAACGTTTGGAATTGGATACATCACACTACTACAAATTCATTCCATCTATTCACAATTAATTATTTTGGATCTCTTGCTTCCTGTAATAGGCTTAATAACAGAGCTACCATCACACATCCGAGAAACTTtagtttttacttcttccttgatTCTTATATTAAACACAGTGCTTGTCTTGGCAGTGAAACTTAAGTGGTTTTATTATTCCACAcggtatgtttattttttagtgaggcACATGTATCGAATCTATGGATTACAGTTATTAATGGAGGACACATGGAAGAGGATTCGTTTCCCAGATATACTGAGAGTCTTTTGGCTAACAAGAATTACAGCTCAGGCTACAGTGTTAATGTACATTTTAAGGATGGCAAATGAAACTgattccttctttatttcttgggATGATTTCTGGGACCTCATTTGCAATCTGATAATTAGTGGATGTGATTCTACACTAACTGTACTGGGCATGAGCGCTGTGATTTCCTCAGTAGCGCATTATCTGGGCCTTGGAATACTGGCCTTTATTGGATCAACTGAAGATGACGACAGGCGGCTTGGTTTTGTAgcacctgttttattttttatcttggcTCTTCAGACTGGTTTAAGTGGGCTAAGACCAGAAGAGAGACTTATTCGCTTAAGTAGAAACATGTGCCTTTTATTAACTGCAGTCCTGCATTTCATCCATGGGATGACAGACCCTGTGTTAATGTCTCTCAGTGCCTCCCACGTGTCATCTTTTCGCAGACATTTTCCTGTGCTCTTTGTCTCTGCTTGTCTGTTCATTCTTCCCGTTTTACTCAGTTATGTTCTTTGGCATCACTATGCACTCAACACGTGGTTGTTTGCAGTTACAGCCTTTTGTGTGGAACTCTGCTTAAAAGTAATTGTTTCTCTCACTGTTTATACCTTGTTCATGATTGATGGCTACTATAACGTCCTCTGGGAAAAGCTTGATGATTATGTCTACTATGTTCGTTCAACAGGCaatattattgaatttatatttGGAGTAGTAATGTTTGGAAATGGGGCTTATACTATGATGTTTGAGTCGGGAAGTAAAATTCGGGCTTGTATGATGTGTCTACATGCGTATTTTAACATCTATTTACAAGCAAAAAATGGCTGGAAGACATTCATGAATCGTAGGACTGCGGTTAAGAAAATTAATTCACTTCCTGAAATAAAAGGGAGCCGCTTACAAGAAATAGATGATGTCTGTGCAATCTGCTATCATGAGTTTACAACATCTGCTCGTCTCACACCATGTAATCATTATTTCCATGCACTTTGCCTTCGGAAATGGCTGTACATTCAAGATACTTGCCCAATGTGCCATCAAAAAGTATACATCGAAGATGATATCAAGGATAATTCAAATGCCTCTAACAACAATGGCTTTATTGCACCCAATGAGAACCCAGAGGAAGCTGTAAGAGAGGCAGCTGCGGAGTCGGACGGGGAATTGAATGAAGACGACAGTACAGACTGTGATGATGATGTCCAGAGAGAAAGAAACGGAGTGATTCAGCACACAGATACAGCAGCTGAAGAATTTAATGAGGACACTGATTAA
- the RNF139 gene encoding E3 ubiquitin-protein ligase RNF139 isoform X1 has product MAAVGPPQQQVRMAHQQVWAALEVALRVPCLYIIDAIFNSYYDASQSRFCIGLQIFLRLFGIFVSSIVLILSQRSLFKFYMYSAAFLLAATSVLVNYYAALHIDFYGAYNTSAFGIELLPWKGPSLWMALIVLQLTFGIGYITLLQIHSIYSQLIILDLLLPVIGLITELPSHIRETLVFTSSLILILNTVLVLAVKLKWFYYSTRYVYFLVRHMYRIYGLQLLMEDTWKRIRFPDILRVFWLTRITAQATVLMYILRMANETDSFFISWDDFWDLICNLIISGCDSTLTVLGMSAVISSVAHYLGLGILAFIGSTEDDDRRLGFVAPVLFFILALQTGLSGLRPEERLIRLSRNMCLLLTAVLHFIHGMTDPVLMSLSASHVSSFRRHFPVLFVSACLFILPVLLSYVLWHHYALNTWLFAVTAFCVELCLKVIVSLTVYTLFMIDGYYNVLWEKLDDYVYYVRSTGNIIEFIFGVVMFGNGAYTMMFESGSKIRACMMCLHAYFNIYLQAKNGWKTFMNRRTAVKKINSLPEIKGSRLQEIDDVCAICYHEFTTSARLTPCNHYFHALCLRKWLYIQDTCPMCHQKVYIEDDIKDNSNASNNNGFIAPNENPEEAVREAAAESDGELNEDDSTDCDDDVQRERNGVIQHTDTAAEEFNEDTD; this is encoded by the coding sequence gtATATTTGTATCCAGTATTGTTCTGATATTGTCGCAGCGATCACTTTTCAAGTTTTACATGTACAGCGCAGCGTTCCTCTTAGCTGCAACGTCAGTGTTGGTAAATTATTATGCTGCTTTGCACATTGACTTCTACGGTGCCTACAACACATCCGCTTTTGGAATTGAGCTGCTCCCGTGGAAAGGGCCCTCCCTCTGGATGGCACTGATTGTTCTACAGCTAACGTTTGGAATTGGATACATCACACTACTACAAATTCATTCCATCTATTCACAATTAATTATTTTGGATCTCTTGCTTCCTGTAATAGGCTTAATAACAGAGCTACCATCACACATCCGAGAAACTTtagtttttacttcttccttgatTCTTATATTAAACACAGTGCTTGTCTTGGCAGTGAAACTTAAGTGGTTTTATTATTCCACAcggtatgtttattttttagtgaggcACATGTATCGAATCTATGGATTACAGTTATTAATGGAGGACACATGGAAGAGGATTCGTTTCCCAGATATACTGAGAGTCTTTTGGCTAACAAGAATTACAGCTCAGGCTACAGTGTTAATGTACATTTTAAGGATGGCAAATGAAACTgattccttctttatttcttgggATGATTTCTGGGACCTCATTTGCAATCTGATAATTAGTGGATGTGATTCTACACTAACTGTACTGGGCATGAGCGCTGTGATTTCCTCAGTAGCGCATTATCTGGGCCTTGGAATACTGGCCTTTATTGGATCAACTGAAGATGACGACAGGCGGCTTGGTTTTGTAgcacctgttttattttttatcttggcTCTTCAGACTGGTTTAAGTGGGCTAAGACCAGAAGAGAGACTTATTCGCTTAAGTAGAAACATGTGCCTTTTATTAACTGCAGTCCTGCATTTCATCCATGGGATGACAGACCCTGTGTTAATGTCTCTCAGTGCCTCCCACGTGTCATCTTTTCGCAGACATTTTCCTGTGCTCTTTGTCTCTGCTTGTCTGTTCATTCTTCCCGTTTTACTCAGTTATGTTCTTTGGCATCACTATGCACTCAACACGTGGTTGTTTGCAGTTACAGCCTTTTGTGTGGAACTCTGCTTAAAAGTAATTGTTTCTCTCACTGTTTATACCTTGTTCATGATTGATGGCTACTATAACGTCCTCTGGGAAAAGCTTGATGATTATGTCTACTATGTTCGTTCAACAGGCaatattattgaatttatatttGGAGTAGTAATGTTTGGAAATGGGGCTTATACTATGATGTTTGAGTCGGGAAGTAAAATTCGGGCTTGTATGATGTGTCTACATGCGTATTTTAACATCTATTTACAAGCAAAAAATGGCTGGAAGACATTCATGAATCGTAGGACTGCGGTTAAGAAAATTAATTCACTTCCTGAAATAAAAGGGAGCCGCTTACAAGAAATAGATGATGTCTGTGCAATCTGCTATCATGAGTTTACAACATCTGCTCGTCTCACACCATGTAATCATTATTTCCATGCACTTTGCCTTCGGAAATGGCTGTACATTCAAGATACTTGCCCAATGTGCCATCAAAAAGTATACATCGAAGATGATATCAAGGATAATTCAAATGCCTCTAACAACAATGGCTTTATTGCACCCAATGAGAACCCAGAGGAAGCTGTAAGAGAGGCAGCTGCGGAGTCGGACGGGGAATTGAATGAAGACGACAGTACAGACTGTGATGATGATGTCCAGAGAGAAAGAAACGGAGTGATTCAGCACACAGATACAGCAGCTGAAGAATTTAATGAGGACACTGATTAA